One stretch of Methyloversatilis sp. RAC08 DNA includes these proteins:
- the rodA gene encoding rod shape-determining protein RodA, which translates to MQLTANRWLWLRGTLSSVLGKLDLPLVIIAGTLLALATLVMASATADFGFRFDAHLVNLAVGLSVMLLVAQIPPLRLMQLALPFYLVGVVLLVGVELFGETSKGAQRWLDIGFTRIQPSEMLKISVPLMLAWYFHRHEAQLRVRDFLVALVILIIPVGLIFHQPDLGTAILVLAAGVFVIFFAGLSWKLIIPVLVIGVVAVTTVAVEGDALCAEGVKWPGFKDYQRQRVCTLLDPTADPRGSGFHIIQSSIAIGSGGVFGKGWKEGTQTHLEFVPERHTDFIFAVMAEEFGLLGCIVLLGIYILLIGRGLMIAASAPLLFSRLLAGAISLSCFTYAFVNMGMVTGVLPVVGVPLPFVSYGGTALVTLCIGLGLLMSIEAHRRSRRRDR; encoded by the coding sequence ATGCAACTGACAGCGAATAGGTGGCTGTGGCTGCGCGGCACGCTGAGCAGCGTGCTGGGCAAGCTCGATCTGCCTCTGGTGATCATCGCGGGCACGCTGCTGGCGCTGGCGACCCTGGTCATGGCGAGCGCCACGGCCGATTTCGGATTCCGTTTCGACGCCCACCTGGTCAATCTTGCGGTCGGTCTGTCGGTCATGCTGCTGGTGGCGCAGATTCCGCCGCTGCGCCTGATGCAGCTGGCGCTGCCCTTCTACCTGGTGGGTGTCGTGCTGCTGGTCGGCGTCGAACTGTTCGGCGAAACCTCGAAGGGCGCGCAGCGCTGGCTAGACATCGGCTTCACGCGCATCCAGCCATCGGAAATGCTGAAGATTTCGGTGCCGCTGATGCTCGCCTGGTATTTCCACCGCCATGAGGCGCAGTTGCGGGTACGCGACTTCCTGGTCGCGCTGGTCATCCTGATCATTCCGGTCGGCCTGATCTTCCATCAGCCGGATCTGGGCACCGCCATCCTGGTGCTGGCGGCCGGCGTGTTCGTCATCTTCTTCGCCGGACTGTCGTGGAAGCTCATCATTCCGGTGCTGGTGATCGGCGTGGTGGCGGTCACCACGGTGGCGGTCGAAGGCGACGCGCTGTGCGCCGAAGGCGTCAAGTGGCCGGGCTTCAAGGACTATCAGCGCCAGCGCGTGTGCACACTGCTCGACCCGACCGCCGACCCGCGCGGCAGCGGTTTCCACATCATCCAGTCCAGCATCGCGATCGGCTCCGGCGGCGTGTTCGGCAAGGGCTGGAAGGAAGGCACGCAGACCCACCTCGAATTCGTGCCCGAGCGCCACACCGACTTCATCTTCGCGGTGATGGCCGAAGAGTTCGGTCTGCTCGGCTGCATCGTGCTGCTCGGCATATACATATTGCTGATCGGTCGCGGCCTGATGATCGCGGCCAGCGCACCGCTGCTGTTTTCGCGCCTGCTGGCGGGTGCGATTTCACTGTCGTGCTTCACCTATGCCTTTGTGAACATGGGTATGGTGACCGGCGTGCTGCCGGTGGTCGGCGTGCCGCTGCCCTTTGTGAGCTACGGCGGCACCGCGCTGGTCACGCTGTGCATCGGGCTGGGCCTGCTGATGTCGATCGAGGCGCACCGGCGGTCCCGCCGGCGCGACCGCTGA
- a CDS encoding hemolysin family protein has product MDIALLFALILLNGVFAMSEIAIVSSRKARLIGLADDGNRGAQAAVRLHEDPSNFFSTIQVGITSIGILSGAMGETALADPLAAWLAGFPLIEPYARTIALSIVVVGITYCSVVVGELVPKRLALLAPESIASLISRPMVLLALIARPLVVVLSVSSNTLLRLVGARRTEEPPITDEEINVLMGQGAEAGVFHQSEQQIVSNVLRLDEQRVGAIMTPRKDIFAVDLDDPEEEIRARIADSPYSRVLVCRDGIEHVLGVLQTGSLLKRSLAGITIDRASIEALLTPPLYVPDTVSTAQLLENFRRTRKHLALLVDEYGDLQGLVTVNDVLAAIVGDISVEDINEAQEIVQREDGSWLVDGSTSVSKLKSVVGLEEELPGEESGGFHTVGGFVLHVLGRIPVPADYFEMPGLRIEVMDMDRNRIDKVLVQQIRAEPSDAPPEAG; this is encoded by the coding sequence ATGGACATCGCACTTCTCTTCGCCCTGATCCTGTTGAACGGCGTTTTCGCCATGTCGGAAATCGCCATCGTCTCGTCGCGCAAGGCACGACTGATCGGCCTCGCCGACGACGGCAACCGCGGCGCCCAGGCGGCAGTCCGCCTGCATGAAGATCCGTCGAATTTCTTTTCCACCATCCAGGTCGGCATCACCTCGATCGGCATTCTGAGCGGGGCCATGGGCGAAACGGCACTGGCCGATCCGCTGGCCGCGTGGCTGGCCGGCTTCCCGTTGATCGAGCCCTATGCGCGCACCATCGCGCTGTCCATCGTCGTGGTCGGCATTACCTATTGTTCGGTGGTGGTCGGCGAACTGGTGCCCAAGCGGTTGGCGCTGCTTGCACCGGAAAGCATCGCCTCGCTCATCTCCCGGCCGATGGTGCTGCTGGCGCTGATCGCCCGACCGCTCGTGGTCGTGCTGTCGGTGTCGAGCAACACCCTCCTGCGCCTGGTCGGAGCGCGGCGCACCGAAGAGCCGCCGATCACCGACGAGGAGATCAATGTACTGATGGGTCAGGGCGCCGAAGCCGGCGTGTTCCACCAGAGCGAGCAGCAGATCGTGTCCAACGTGCTGCGGCTGGACGAGCAGCGCGTCGGCGCCATCATGACGCCGCGCAAGGACATTTTCGCGGTCGATCTCGATGACCCGGAAGAGGAGATTCGCGCGCGCATCGCCGACAGTCCTTACAGCCGTGTGCTGGTGTGCCGCGACGGCATCGAGCACGTGCTCGGCGTGCTGCAGACCGGCAGCCTGCTGAAGCGCTCGCTCGCCGGCATCACGATAGACCGCGCCAGCATCGAGGCCCTGCTGACGCCGCCGCTGTATGTGCCCGACACGGTCAGCACCGCGCAGTTGCTGGAAAACTTCCGCCGCACGCGCAAGCATCTTGCGCTGCTGGTCGACGAGTACGGCGACCTGCAGGGCCTGGTGACGGTGAATGACGTGCTGGCCGCCATCGTCGGCGATATTTCGGTCGAGGACATCAACGAGGCGCAGGAAATCGTGCAGCGTGAAGACGGTTCGTGGCTGGTCGATGGCAGCACGTCGGTCAGCAAGCTCAAGTCGGTCGTCGGCCTGGAAGAGGAACTGCCGGGCGAGGAAAGCGGCGGCTTCCATACCGTGGGCGGTTTCGTGCTGCACGTGCTGGGCCGCATTCCCGTGCCGGCCGACTATTTCGAGATGCCGGGTCTGCGGATCGAGGTGATGGACATGGATCGAAACCGCATCGACAAGGTGCTGGTGCAGCAGATTCGTGCCGAACCGTCGGACGCGCCGCCCGAGGCAGGCTAG
- a CDS encoding efflux RND transporter permease subunit, which translates to MIEGLVRGALKQRLVIVVVALCLLAFGLDAARKLSVDAFPDVTNVQVQIATDAPGRSPEEVERFITVPVEIGMTGLPGLVEMRSLNKPGLSLITLVFTDKTDLYFARQLVMERLLEVRDRMPAGVVPVLGPVSTGLGEVYQYTLVRPDDGDRELTQAELTERRTIQDWVVRPLLRSTTGVAEINSQGGYQKQYKVLVNPDRLRHYGLTVKDVYEALGRNNANAGGGILPQNAEQYLIRGVGLVQNLEDIRLIVVKEVGGTPVYIRDVAEVAFGHAVRVGALVKNGTTEAVGGIVMMMAGGNAKAVVSDIKKKVAEINDKNMLPGGLKIEPYYDRSELVDAALATVIKVLIEGVIFVVIVLYLFLGDLRSSIIVIATLVITPLVTFIVMNQVGLSANLMSLGGLAIAIGLMVDGSVVVVENAFERLGHAKEEGESRIRVILSAVMEVATPVIFGIGIIILVFLPLMTLQGMEGKMFAPLAYTIAIALFVSLVLSLTLTPVLSSYLLKGGADHDTWLIRMLKKPYIPMLTWAVANSRKTVSLAVLAFVGAIAMLPFLGTAFIPEMKEGSVVPAMDRVPNISLEESLKMEREAMRLVMEVPGVKSAVSGVGRGESPADPQSQNESTPIVSLKARDEWPDGWTQETIQDAMREKLTALPGVNIIMAQPISDRVDEMVTGVRADVAVKIFGYDLDTLRDKGAEIARVARTVPGASEIKIERVTGQQYLTIEIDRRTIARHGLNVADINDLIEAAIGGRHVTDVFEGERRFAAVVRLPERFRDNIEAISNMLITTPDGAQLPLSSLASIDVRDGPAQISRETGKRRIVIGINVADRDLGGFVAELQQKVGAEVELPEGYYFEWGGQFQNMERALGHLSIIVPITVAAIFFLLFLLFGSVRFATLIITVLPFASIGGVIGLFISGEYLSVPASVGFIALWGIAVLNGVVLVSYIRNLRNEGMELMQAVVHGAKMRFRPVMMTATVAMLGLVPFLFATGPGSEVQRPLAIVVIGGLITCTLLTLVVVPALYTWFDDKPYEA; encoded by the coding sequence ATGATTGAAGGACTTGTACGCGGGGCGCTCAAACAGCGCCTCGTGATCGTCGTGGTTGCGCTGTGTCTGCTGGCCTTCGGTCTGGACGCCGCGCGCAAGCTGTCGGTGGATGCCTTCCCCGACGTCACCAACGTTCAGGTGCAGATCGCCACCGACGCGCCCGGGCGCTCGCCGGAGGAGGTCGAGCGCTTCATCACCGTGCCGGTCGAAATCGGCATGACCGGCCTGCCCGGTCTGGTCGAAATGCGCTCGCTGAACAAGCCCGGCCTGTCGCTGATCACGCTGGTGTTCACCGACAAGACCGATCTGTACTTCGCGCGCCAGCTGGTGATGGAACGCCTGCTCGAAGTCCGCGACCGCATGCCGGCGGGCGTCGTGCCGGTGCTCGGCCCGGTGTCCACCGGTCTGGGCGAGGTGTATCAGTACACGCTGGTCAGGCCCGATGACGGTGACCGCGAACTGACGCAGGCCGAACTGACCGAGCGGCGCACCATTCAGGACTGGGTGGTGCGGCCGCTGCTGCGCTCGACCACCGGTGTCGCGGAAATCAATTCGCAGGGCGGCTACCAGAAGCAGTACAAGGTGCTGGTCAATCCTGACCGGCTGCGCCATTACGGCCTGACGGTGAAGGATGTGTATGAGGCGCTGGGCCGCAACAACGCCAACGCCGGCGGCGGCATCCTGCCGCAGAACGCCGAGCAGTACCTGATCCGCGGCGTCGGCCTGGTGCAGAACCTGGAAGACATCCGCCTCATCGTCGTGAAGGAGGTCGGCGGCACGCCGGTCTACATCCGCGACGTGGCCGAGGTCGCCTTCGGCCATGCGGTGCGCGTGGGTGCGCTGGTCAAGAACGGCACGACCGAGGCGGTCGGCGGCATCGTCATGATGATGGCCGGCGGCAACGCCAAGGCCGTGGTGTCGGACATCAAGAAGAAGGTGGCCGAGATCAACGACAAGAACATGCTGCCCGGCGGTCTGAAGATCGAGCCCTATTACGATCGATCCGAGCTGGTCGACGCCGCGCTCGCCACCGTCATCAAGGTGCTGATCGAAGGCGTCATCTTCGTCGTCATCGTGCTCTACCTGTTCCTGGGCGACCTGCGGTCGTCGATCATCGTGATCGCCACCTTGGTGATCACGCCGCTGGTCACCTTCATCGTGATGAATCAGGTCGGGCTGTCGGCCAACCTGATGTCGCTCGGGGGTCTCGCGATCGCGATCGGACTGATGGTGGATGGCTCGGTCGTGGTGGTCGAAAACGCCTTCGAGCGGCTCGGCCATGCCAAGGAAGAGGGCGAAAGCCGCATCCGCGTCATCCTGTCCGCGGTGATGGAGGTGGCCACACCGGTCATCTTCGGCATCGGCATCATCATTCTGGTGTTCCTGCCGCTGATGACGCTGCAGGGCATGGAAGGCAAGATGTTCGCGCCACTCGCCTACACGATTGCCATCGCGCTGTTCGTGTCGCTGGTGCTGTCGCTGACGCTGACGCCGGTGCTGTCGAGCTACCTGCTCAAGGGCGGTGCCGATCACGACACCTGGCTGATCAGGATGCTGAAGAAGCCCTACATCCCGATGCTCACGTGGGCGGTGGCCAACAGCAGGAAGACGGTGTCGCTCGCGGTGCTGGCCTTCGTCGGCGCCATCGCGATGCTGCCCTTCCTCGGTACCGCCTTCATTCCGGAAATGAAGGAAGGATCGGTCGTGCCGGCGATGGACCGCGTGCCCAATATTTCGCTCGAAGAGTCGCTGAAGATGGAGCGCGAGGCGATGCGGCTGGTCATGGAAGTGCCGGGCGTGAAGTCGGCGGTGTCCGGCGTTGGTCGCGGCGAGTCGCCGGCCGACCCGCAGTCGCAGAACGAGTCGACGCCCATCGTGTCACTGAAGGCGCGCGACGAATGGCCGGACGGCTGGACGCAGGAAACCATCCAGGACGCGATGCGCGAAAAGCTGACTGCGCTGCCCGGCGTCAACATCATCATGGCGCAGCCGATTTCCGACCGCGTCGATGAAATGGTGACCGGCGTGCGGGCCGACGTGGCGGTGAAGATTTTCGGTTACGACCTCGACACGCTGCGTGACAAGGGCGCCGAAATCGCGCGCGTGGCGCGCACCGTTCCGGGCGCGTCGGAAATCAAGATCGAGCGGGTGACCGGCCAGCAGTACCTCACGATCGAGATCGACCGCCGCACGATCGCCCGCCATGGCCTCAATGTGGCGGACATCAACGACCTGATCGAAGCGGCCATCGGCGGTCGTCACGTGACCGACGTGTTCGAGGGCGAGCGGCGCTTTGCCGCAGTGGTGCGTCTGCCTGAGCGCTTCCGCGACAACATCGAAGCCATCAGCAACATGCTGATCACCACGCCTGACGGCGCCCAGCTGCCGCTGTCCAGCCTGGCGAGCATCGACGTGCGTGACGGCCCGGCGCAGATTTCGCGCGAAACCGGCAAGCGGCGCATCGTGATCGGCATCAATGTGGCCGATCGCGACCTCGGCGGTTTCGTGGCCGAGCTGCAACAGAAGGTCGGCGCCGAGGTCGAACTGCCCGAGGGTTACTACTTCGAGTGGGGAGGCCAGTTCCAGAACATGGAACGCGCGCTGGGTCACCTGTCGATCATCGTGCCGATCACCGTGGCAGCGATCTTCTTCCTGCTGTTCCTGCTGTTCGGGTCGGTCAGGTTCGCCACGCTGATCATCACGGTGCTGCCGTTCGCGTCGATCGGTGGCGTGATCGGGCTGTTCATCAGCGGCGAATACCTGTCGGTGCCCGCGTCGGTCGGCTTCATCGCGCTGTGGGGTATCGCGGTGCTCAATGGCGTGGTACTGGTGTCCTACATCCGCAACCTGCGCAACGAAGGCATGGAGTTGATGCAGGCGGTCGTGCATGGCGCAAAGATGCGCTTCCGGCCGGTGATGATGACCGCAACCGTGGCGATGCTGGGCCTGGTGCCCTTCCTGTTCGCTACCGGACCGGGTTCGGAAGTGCAGCGGCCGCTCGCCATCGTGGTGATCGGCGGTCTGATCACCTGCACGCTGCTGACCCTCGTCGTGGTGCCCGCCCTCTATACCTGGTTTGACGACAAGCCCTACGAGGCTTGA
- a CDS encoding P-II family nitrogen regulator has product MKEIRAVIRPNKLARLRTVLREMPGFQGMTISKVEGCGSPSDHIPHSIKDELTDYSAKVRIEIIAQEELVDEIVRRIVSVACTGQTGDGLVWVVSVDRAVFINKTTVGSPQG; this is encoded by the coding sequence ATGAAGGAAATCAGAGCTGTCATCCGCCCGAACAAGCTGGCCCGGCTTCGAACGGTGCTGCGCGAAATGCCCGGCTTCCAGGGCATGACGATCAGCAAGGTCGAAGGCTGTGGTTCGCCCAGCGACCACATTCCGCACAGCATCAAGGACGAACTGACCGACTACTCGGCCAAGGTGCGCATCGAAATCATCGCGCAGGAAGAGCTGGTCGATGAAATCGTGCGCCGCATCGTCAGCGTCGCCTGCACCGGCCAGACCGGTGACGGGCTGGTTTGGGTGGTGTCGGTCGATCGCGCGGTGTTCATCAACAAGACGACGGTGGGCTCACCGCAAGGCTGA
- a CDS encoding DUF6515 family protein: protein MQSADTRQRPHTRIRRTGAALVALLLLGSSAAFSQEGRGGGDRGDRGDRGGARQGQESRGERQGPREDRGARAPREGQRDGQRNAQRSQERTPERAERRDPGRGDMRSDARGDGRGGERRFDAGPRGDRRGDQAVPRAAYQNRIERPVPQASHQGGRYGHHAYRPSRGTVVQRLPRDVHVHHYHGRPYYRSSGAWYRPSGAYFSVVGPPIGAFITVLPWGYTVIDYGGRPYYRYDDVYYARRDDGYVVVEPPEGQYADSEPAGSDELFVYPAAGQSAEQQATDRFECHDWASSQTGYDPTRVSGGVPPEDAAPARAAYLRAMTACLEARNYTVR, encoded by the coding sequence ATGCAATCCGCTGACACTCGGCAGCGCCCACACACCCGCATCCGCCGCACCGGCGCGGCGCTCGTTGCGCTGCTGCTGCTGGGCAGCAGTGCCGCGTTTTCGCAGGAGGGCCGCGGTGGCGGTGACCGGGGCGACCGCGGCGATCGCGGTGGCGCTCGGCAAGGTCAGGAATCGCGCGGCGAGCGGCAGGGCCCGCGCGAAGACCGCGGCGCCCGGGCACCGCGTGAAGGTCAGCGCGATGGACAACGCAACGCGCAGCGCAGCCAGGAACGGACCCCGGAGCGTGCCGAACGACGCGATCCCGGTCGCGGCGACATGCGCAGCGATGCACGCGGCGACGGGCGAGGCGGCGAACGTCGTTTCGACGCCGGGCCGCGCGGCGACCGGCGCGGCGATCAAGCGGTACCGCGTGCTGCCTACCAGAACCGCATCGAGCGGCCGGTGCCGCAGGCCTCGCACCAGGGCGGCCGGTACGGCCACCACGCCTACCGCCCGTCGCGCGGCACGGTCGTGCAGCGCTTGCCGCGCGACGTGCATGTTCATCATTACCACGGCCGGCCGTACTACCGTTCGAGCGGCGCGTGGTACCGGCCGAGCGGCGCCTATTTTTCGGTGGTCGGCCCGCCGATCGGCGCCTTCATCACGGTGCTGCCCTGGGGCTACACGGTGATCGACTACGGCGGACGCCCGTACTACCGCTACGACGACGTGTATTACGCGCGGCGCGACGATGGCTATGTGGTGGTCGAGCCGCCGGAAGGCCAGTACGCCGACAGCGAACCTGCCGGATCGGACGAGCTGTTCGTCTATCCGGCGGCTGGCCAGAGTGCGGAACAGCAGGCGACCGACCGCTTCGAATGCCACGACTGGGCGTCGTCCCAGACCGGCTACGACCCGACCCGGGTGTCCGGCGGCGTGCCGCCCGAAGACGCCGCCCCTGCGCGCGCCGCCTATCTGCGCGCGATGACCGCCTGTCTGGAGGCGCGCAACTACACGGTGCGCTGA
- a CDS encoding septal ring lytic transglycosylase RlpA family protein, which translates to MSATRPLWPVALCALLAGCAGVPVSEPPAAPAASPAPAPVAAPSPVPAAKPRPGGFYLDDGPGDGAPDAQTLATIPDAVPRDEPLHRFANRPYSALGLNFVPLTEHRPFRQRGRGSWYGRKFHGQKTSSGEPYDMYGMTAAHATLPIPSYARVTHLASGRSVVVRVNDRGPFKPGRVIDLSWTAAAKLGYVNDGSAEVEVEAVFAPGSAGDLLARRAAGQPEIARPAPGPAAPAVPADDVIAALSADGADDASTAGHWLQLGAFSTLDNAQALSRRIAAALGELADRISVTSDGDRHRVRAGPFASRDAAQGVARALRDQLGLEALLLTR; encoded by the coding sequence ATGAGCGCCACCCGCCCGCTGTGGCCCGTGGCGCTGTGTGCGCTGCTGGCCGGCTGCGCCGGCGTGCCGGTCAGCGAGCCACCTGCGGCGCCTGCCGCCAGCCCGGCGCCTGCACCGGTCGCCGCGCCCTCCCCGGTGCCTGCCGCCAAGCCGCGCCCGGGCGGTTTCTACCTCGACGACGGCCCGGGCGACGGCGCGCCCGATGCGCAGACCCTGGCCACGATTCCCGATGCCGTGCCGCGCGACGAGCCGCTGCACCGCTTCGCCAATCGGCCGTACAGCGCGCTCGGCCTGAATTTCGTGCCGCTGACCGAGCACCGGCCGTTCCGCCAGCGCGGGCGCGGCAGCTGGTATGGCCGCAAATTCCATGGCCAGAAGACCTCGAGCGGCGAGCCGTACGACATGTACGGCATGACCGCCGCCCATGCCACGCTGCCCATCCCGAGCTATGCGCGGGTGACCCATCTGGCCAGCGGCCGCTCGGTCGTGGTGCGGGTGAATGACCGCGGCCCGTTCAAGCCCGGCCGCGTGATCGACCTGTCGTGGACCGCCGCCGCCAAGCTGGGCTATGTGAATGACGGCAGCGCCGAGGTCGAGGTCGAGGCGGTGTTCGCACCGGGCAGCGCCGGTGACCTGCTGGCCCGGCGCGCCGCCGGGCAGCCGGAAATCGCGCGCCCGGCGCCGGGGCCTGCGGCGCCCGCAGTGCCGGCCGACGACGTGATCGCCGCGCTGTCCGCCGATGGCGCAGACGACGCCTCGACCGCCGGCCACTGGCTGCAGCTGGGCGCCTTCAGCACGCTCGACAACGCGCAGGCGCTGTCGCGCCGGATCGCCGCAGCGCTGGGCGAGCTCGCCGACCGGATCAGCGTGACGAGCGACGGCGACCGCCACCGCGTGCGCGCCGGCCCCTTCGCCAGCCGCGACGCGGCGCAGGGCGTCGCCCGCGCGCTGCGCGACCAGCTCGGCCTGGAAGCACTGCTGCTGACGCGCTGA
- a CDS encoding YMGG-like glycine zipper-containing protein: MSSPRSCLQPVWRSGLTAALCAGLLAACASPPRPAPYTGSPRPPPVKAVTDLSVYPSRGQNATTQRRDRYECNAWAVGESGFDPATSRNVPTPVPRVEADPPSGYGLAAGTVTGAVIGAAVGSPYHTGQGAAIGAVVGAAAGAASDASREARAARVEDAYAQRAAQRDAAGSEQANRYRRALVACLEGRGYAVR; encoded by the coding sequence ATGTCCTCCCCTCGCAGTTGCCTTCAACCCGTCTGGCGATCCGGCCTGACCGCTGCCCTGTGCGCCGGCCTGCTCGCCGCGTGCGCCTCGCCGCCCCGGCCGGCGCCCTACACCGGGTCGCCGCGGCCACCGCCGGTGAAGGCGGTGACCGATCTGTCGGTCTATCCGTCGCGCGGCCAGAACGCCACCACGCAGCGGCGCGACCGCTACGAATGCAACGCCTGGGCGGTCGGTGAATCGGGCTTCGATCCGGCGACCAGCCGCAACGTGCCGACACCGGTTCCGCGCGTCGAAGCCGATCCGCCGTCCGGCTACGGGCTGGCGGCCGGCACGGTGACCGGTGCGGTCATCGGCGCCGCGGTCGGCAGTCCGTACCACACGGGGCAGGGCGCGGCGATCGGTGCCGTGGTCGGCGCCGCGGCCGGTGCGGCGTCAGACGCCTCGCGCGAAGCGCGTGCCGCCCGGGTCGAGGACGCCTACGCGCAGCGCGCCGCACAGCGCGATGCCGCCGGCAGCGAACAGGCGAACCGCTACCGGCGCGCGCTGGTCGCCTGTCTCGAAGGCCGCGGCTACGCCGTGCGCTGA
- the mrdA gene encoding penicillin-binding protein 2, with amino-acid sequence MNDLHSPEINLVRFRRRVLFAGALVLVCFSLLLARFVWLQVVMHDYYRTRAEDNRIALLPVTPNRGLIVDRKGEVLARNYSAYTLEIQPSRVDNLDRTIDELAAIVNIEARDRKRFRKLMDESRNFDSLPIRTRLNDQEVARFIAQRYRFPGVEVRARLFRQYPNAELASHVLGYMGRINRRDAERIQESDDAANYRGTDHIGKSGLEQHYERELHGLTGVEQVEVTAAGRAVRVLSRTPPQQGNNLRLTLDAGLQRVVETAFGDRRGALVAIEPSTGGVLALVSKPTFDPNLFVDGIDTTSWDALNNSPDHPLLNRAIYSAYPPGSTFKPFMALGALTAGKRTPQFAIADPGHFDFGGHRFRDDKVGGHGSVDMHKSIVVSCNTYYYRLAADWGIDGISNFMGQLGLGSRTGIDIDGESTGVLPSQAWKKKRFKRPDQQKWYAGETISVGIGQGYNAYTMIQLAHATAILAADGVVYRPHVVRQIENSRTGAIQLIEPEPVRRVDLRQADIDVIKRAMEDVNRVGTGSRAFAGAPYVAAGKTGTAQAFSLRGGDLKTSKLAEKLRDHALFIAYAPADDPKIALAVLVENAGFGSQSAAPIARQVFDYYLLGNLPAGPAPEDTDATDSE; translated from the coding sequence ATGAACGATCTGCACAGCCCCGAAATCAATCTGGTCCGCTTTCGCCGCCGCGTGCTGTTTGCCGGCGCGCTGGTGCTGGTGTGCTTTTCGCTGCTGCTGGCGCGCTTCGTGTGGCTGCAGGTGGTCATGCACGACTACTACCGCACGCGCGCCGAAGACAACCGCATCGCGCTGCTGCCGGTGACGCCGAACCGCGGCCTCATCGTCGACCGCAAGGGCGAGGTGCTGGCGCGCAATTACTCGGCGTATACGCTTGAGATACAGCCTTCGCGCGTCGACAACCTCGACCGCACGATCGACGAGCTGGCGGCCATCGTCAATATCGAGGCGCGTGACCGCAAGCGCTTCCGCAAGCTGATGGATGAATCGCGCAACTTCGATTCGCTGCCCATCCGGACCCGGCTCAACGACCAGGAAGTGGCGCGCTTCATTGCGCAGCGCTATCGCTTCCCGGGCGTCGAGGTGCGCGCCCGGCTGTTCCGCCAGTACCCGAACGCCGAACTGGCGTCGCACGTGCTCGGCTACATGGGCCGCATCAACCGGCGCGACGCCGAGCGCATCCAGGAATCGGATGACGCGGCGAACTACCGCGGCACCGACCACATCGGCAAGAGCGGGCTGGAACAGCACTACGAACGCGAGCTGCACGGACTGACCGGCGTCGAACAGGTCGAAGTGACCGCAGCGGGCCGCGCGGTGCGCGTGCTGTCGCGCACGCCGCCGCAGCAGGGCAACAACCTGCGGCTGACGCTGGACGCCGGCCTGCAGCGCGTCGTCGAAACCGCGTTCGGCGACCGACGCGGTGCGCTGGTGGCGATAGAACCGTCGACCGGCGGCGTGCTGGCGCTGGTCAGCAAGCCGACCTTCGACCCCAATCTGTTCGTCGATGGCATCGACACCACCAGCTGGGACGCGCTGAACAACTCACCCGATCACCCGCTGCTCAACCGCGCCATCTATTCCGCCTACCCGCCGGGGTCCACCTTCAAGCCCTTCATGGCGCTCGGCGCGCTGACCGCCGGCAAGCGCACGCCGCAATTCGCCATCGCCGATCCGGGCCACTTCGACTTCGGAGGTCACCGCTTCCGCGACGACAAGGTGGGCGGCCACGGCTCGGTCGACATGCACAAGTCCATCGTGGTGTCGTGCAACACCTATTACTACCGGCTCGCGGCCGACTGGGGCATCGACGGCATTTCGAACTTCATGGGTCAGCTCGGGCTGGGCAGCCGCACCGGCATCGACATCGACGGCGAATCGACCGGCGTGCTGCCGTCGCAGGCGTGGAAGAAGAAGCGCTTCAAGCGGCCCGACCAGCAGAAGTGGTATGCCGGCGAAACCATTTCGGTCGGCATCGGCCAGGGTTACAACGCCTACACGATGATCCAGCTGGCGCACGCCACCGCCATCCTGGCCGCCGACGGGGTCGTGTACCGGCCGCATGTGGTGCGCCAGATCGAAAATTCGCGCACCGGCGCCATCCAGCTGATCGAACCGGAACCGGTGCGCCGGGTCGACCTCCGGCAGGCCGACATCGACGTGATCAAGCGCGCCATGGAAGACGTGAACCGCGTCGGCACGGGTAGCCGCGCCTTTGCCGGTGCGCCCTACGTCGCGGCCGGCAAGACCGGCACGGCGCAGGCCTTCTCGCTGCGCGGTGGCGACCTGAAAACCAGCAAGCTGGCCGAAAAGCTGCGCGACCACGCACTGTTCATCGCCTACGCACCGGCCGACGATCCGAAGATCGCGCTGGCCGTGCTGGTCGAAAATGCAGGTTTCGGTTCGCAATCGGCGGCGCCGATCGCGCGCCAGGTGTTTGATTACTATCTGCTGGGCAACCTGCCGGCCGGCCCGGCGCCCGAGGACACGGATGCAACTGACAGCGAATAG